The Desmodus rotundus isolate HL8 chromosome 3, HLdesRot8A.1, whole genome shotgun sequence genome includes a region encoding these proteins:
- the GCNT2 gene encoding N-acetyllactosaminide beta-1,6-N-acetylglucosaminyl-transferase isoform X7 — protein MNFWKYYLFAFTVLTVVIFVILYNSQLIVPKRRLNSSSERYSVINACKDALEDKSAFFWEKTLTSPLGSVPCKDYLIQNHYITSPLSEEEVAFPLAYVLVIHKDFDTFERLFRAIYMPQNVYCVHVDEKATAEFKKTVWQLLSCFQNAFIASKIEPVVYAGISRLQADLNCLKDLVASEVPWKYAINTCGQDFPLKTNKEIVQYLKGFKGKNITPGVLPPAHAIGRTKYVHREHIGKDGSFVKNTNILKTSPPHQLTIYFGTAYVALTRDFVNFVFHDKRAIDLLHWSKDTYSPDEHFWVTLNRIPICARYVMSYIISFNYKK, from the exons ATGAACTTTTGGAAGTATTACCTTTTTGCTTTCACTGTGCTCACTGTAGTTATTTTTGTGAtactttacaatagccaattaaTCGTGCCAAAAAGGAGGTTGAATAGCTCCAGTGAAAGATATTCTGTAATAAATGCCTGTAAGGACGCCTTAGAAGATAAGTCAGCTTTTTTCTGGGAGAAGACATTGACATCACCTTTGGGAAGTGTTCCTTGCAAGGACTATCTGATCCAGAACCATTACATCACTAGCCCCCTGTCGGAAGAAGAAGTGGCGTTCCCTTTGGCATACGTCCTGGTCATCCATAAAGACTTTGATACTTTTGAAAGGCTTTTCAGGGCTATCTATATGCCCCAAAATGTTTACTGTGTTCACGTGGATGAGAAAGCCACAGCAGAGTTTAAGAAAACTGTGTGGCAGTTACTGAGCTGCTTCCAAAATGCTTTTATTGCTTCAAAGATCGAGCCTGTGGTCTATGCGGGCATTTCCAGGCTCCAGGCTGACCTGAACTGCCTTAAAGACCTAGTAGCCTCTGAGGTCCCGTGGAAGTATGCCATCAACACCTGTGGACAAGATTTCCCCCTGAAAACCAACAAGGAAATAGTTCAGTATCTGAAAGgatttaaagggaaaaacattACCCCTGGGGTGCTGCCTCCAGCTCACGCAATTGGCCGGACTAAATATGTCCACCGAGAGCACATAGGCAAAGATGGCTCTTTTGtgaaaaatactaatattttgaAAACCTCACCTCCACATCAGCTGACTATCTACTTTGGCACTGCCTACGTGGCTCTTACCAGAGATTTTGTCAACTTTGTCTTCCATGACAAAAGGGCCATTGATCTACTGCACTGGTCAAAAGATACCTATAGTCCTGATGAACATTTCTGGGTGACACTTAATAGGATTCCAA TTTGTGCCAGGTATGTGATGTCCTAcatcatttcttttaattataagaaatga